The Terriglobia bacterium DNA window GGCATGTAGGTGTTGCTCAAGGCCGCTCCGGCAAACGCGCCGCCCACCGCACTGAAGTTGAAGCTCTGCCGTCCCGAGTCCGTCCGCGTCACCATCACGCGCGAGACCGAGTAGGCGAAGCGGTTGCCGAACCCGCCGCCGCCCTTGCGAAAATAGCGCGGGTCTTCCTTCAGGATCGAGGGCAGCAGGAACGACTGGAAGAAACGCGTAGATTCCGTGGTCGCCAGCGACGCTCCGTAGCGCGCGCCGTACGCCTCCCAGCCCTGCCCGTAGCCGCGCGGATCGTCGTCGGTGGCCTGCCAGATGGCGGCGTCCACCCCGGCGGCCAGCAGGTTAGCCGGCGAATAGCTGCGCTGCAGCCACACGTTCAGCTTCTGGTGCGCCGTCAGCGGACAGACGTTCGTGTCCGGCGGCGCATTCACGGTCGTGCTCGGCATTCTCATCGCCCTCTGCGCCCCGCCGACAATGCCGCCGTGCCGATGCTTTTCCTGCAATGTGGAAGCGTCTACGCAGTTCGAACTGTTGGCTTGAGCCCAAGCCGCTGCTGGCAACACGAATGCCAGCAACACTGTTCCAATCGTCAATCTCATTAGGTTCTCTCCGGAGGAGAGGGCAGGATATCAGCAAAGGACTTGAATGCAAACCAATGTTTCCGCTTCCTCCTTTAGCCTGAAGCCTGCCGTTTTGCCCCTGCACATTTCCAGCCCTGGCCTGCCGCATGCGATAATATGAAATTACACAACCCTAACCTTGCAAAGCGGGCGCCCAGCGCTTTGTCTGCGTTGGGGAGCTAAGGTGGCTGTTTGTGCAATTGCTCCGACGTTCTCTGATCGCTTTTCTTCTCTTCTGTTTAGGCTGCGCGGCGCAGGCCAATTCCCCCGAACTCAACCAGCGGATTGAGCGCCACGTGCGCCTCTATCTGAGCGGCAAGATTCCCCCGACGGTGGGCATCAAGGCCGGCGCGCGCACCCCCAGCGCCGACTTTCCCAATTACGACAAGATCACGGTCACCCTCTCCGAGGGCGAACGCAAACAGGACCTGGAATTCCTGATTTCCAAGGACGGCAGCAGCCTGGTACGGGTCACCAAGTTCGATCTCACCAAGGACCCCTACGCCGAGATCATGAAGAAAATCGATCTCACCGGCCGTCCCGTCCGCGGGAACAAGGACGCCAAGGTCACCATCGTCAACTTCGACGACTTCCAGTGCCCGTTCTGCTCGCGCATGCACGCGGAGCTGATGCAGGGCGTGCTGAGGCTGTACGGGCCCAGCGTACGGATCGTCTACAAAGACTATCCGCTGTCGGAAATCCATCCCTGGGCGTCGCATGCCGCCGTCAACGCCAATTGCCTGGCGGCGCAGAGCGGCGACGCCTATTGGGACTTTGCCGACTACGCCCACGCCAACCAGAAGCAGATCACCGGCGCCCAGCAGACGCCGCCGTACACAGCGCAGTTTCAGGCGCTTGACCGGGCCGCGACGGCAATCGCGCAGCGCCACAACCTGCAGGTGACGCCGCTGCTTTCCTGCTTGAAAGCCCAGTCGCAAGAGGCGGTGGCGAAGTCCCTGAAAGACGGCGCCAGCATCGGAGTTGAGGCTACGCCTTTCCTTTTCATCAATGGCGAGCGAGTGGACGGCGCCTTGCCCTTGCCGGAGTTGCAGGCGGTCATCAATCGCGCGCTGCGTGACGCTGGCCAGCCCATTCCGCCGGCCGCCATGGCATCGGCTGCGCAACCCGGTTCCGCACCGCAGGGCGACGCCGCGCCGGAAGCCAGTTCCGCGCCGGCCACCAATCCGCCGCCGGCGTCCAGCGCTGCACCGACGCCAAAGTAAGTTTTTTCGCGCGTTACCAGGACTTCGACGCGCAAGCTGCAAGCTGACGGCCGACCACCGATGGCCGAATTTTCGGAGGAACTCTTGACTCGCATTTATTTCCGGGCGCGCACGCTGGCTCCCCTCGTCGTTGTCATCGCACTCCTGCTTTCGCTCGCTGCCTGCGACCGCGGCCAGGCCGGTTCCGACGTCATGGCCAAGGTCAACAGCCACAAGATCCTGCGCTCGGAAGTGGAGAAGTATTACGCCAACCAGACGGCGCAGTCGCCGCAGCAACCCGGCGACGAGCAGGCCACCAGCCTCAAGCTCGGCATCCTCAAGGAGCTCATTGACAACGAGATCCTCATGCAGCGCGCCGAAAAGCTCGGCCTGCTTGCCACCAACGACGAAGTCGACCAGAAGCTGAAC harbors:
- a CDS encoding DsbA family protein; its protein translation is MLRRSLIAFLLFCLGCAAQANSPELNQRIERHVRLYLSGKIPPTVGIKAGARTPSADFPNYDKITVTLSEGERKQDLEFLISKDGSSLVRVTKFDLTKDPYAEIMKKIDLTGRPVRGNKDAKVTIVNFDDFQCPFCSRMHAELMQGVLRLYGPSVRIVYKDYPLSEIHPWASHAAVNANCLAAQSGDAYWDFADYAHANQKQITGAQQTPPYTAQFQALDRAATAIAQRHNLQVTPLLSCLKAQSQEAVAKSLKDGASIGVEATPFLFINGERVDGALPLPELQAVINRALRDAGQPIPPAAMASAAQPGSAPQGDAAPEASSAPATNPPPASSAAPTPK